The following coding sequences lie in one Rutidosis leptorrhynchoides isolate AG116_Rl617_1_P2 chromosome 6, CSIRO_AGI_Rlap_v1, whole genome shotgun sequence genomic window:
- the LOC139855318 gene encoding peroxidase 27-like: MAMQRNNVVFQILLFTLVFVIVNCTGLQLGFYQTTCPRVEKIVYDTTEEYIHRAPPLAASLLRMHFHDCFVRGCDGSVLLNSTTTSKAEKDGPPNLSLRGFEVVEAAKAALEVECPGVVSCADVLALVARDAIFQIRGPFWPVPLGRRDGRVSLFAESFTLPPPFANITLLKTIFDSKGLSVKDLVVLSGAHTVGLSHCSTIATRLYNFTGNGDTDPSLDPAYVPQLKSICSQTDRTTLLTMDSTVGEFDANYYKGVTQHRGLFQSDAALLNDNQTSAYVNFQSRTNGFTFFRDFGVSMVKMGQIGVLTGTDGEIRKTCALIN, translated from the exons ATGGCAATGCAAAGGAACAATGTTGTTTTCCAAATTTTGTTATTCACTCTTGTTTTTGTTATCGTAAACTGTACTGGCTTACAGTTAGGGTTCTACCAAACCACTTGTCCAAGAGTTGAAAAAATTGTATATGATACTACCGAAGAATACATTCATCGAGCTCCACCTCTTGCGGCATCGTTGCTTCGAATGCATTTCCATGATTGTTTTGTTAGG ggaTGTGACGGTTCTGTGCTATTGAACTCAACCACGACTAGCAAAGCAGAGAAAGATGGACCTCCAAATCTTTCACTAAGAGGATTTGAAGTTGTTGAAGCGGCAAAGGCTGCACTAGAAGTTGAATGTCCCGGTGTTGTCTCTTGTGCAGATGTCTTAGCTTTAGTTGCTAGAGATGCAATTTTTCAG ATTAGAGGACCATTTTGGCCAGTTCCCTTGGGAAGAAGAGATGGAAGAGTTTCACTCTTTGCAGAAAGTTTCACTTTACCCCCTCCTTTCGCTAACATCACTCTACTCAAAACCATATTTGACTCCAAGGGCTTAAGTGTAAAAGATCTCGTAGTTCTTTCGG GAGCACACACCGTTGGGCTTTCTCATTGTTCAACAATTGCAACCCGATTATATAACTTCACAGGAAATGGTGATACCGACCCGTCTCTAGACCCAGCTTACGTACCTCAGTTGAAAAGTATATGCTCTCAGACCGATCGAACCACGCTCCTTACAATGGATTCAACTGTTGGAGAATTCGATGCGAATTACTATAAAGGTGTCACGCAACATAGAGGTTTGTTTCAGTCAGATGCTGCCCTTCTTAATGACAACCAAACAAGTGCCTATGTGAATTTTCAATCAAGGACTAATGGGTTCACATTCTTTAGAGATTTCGGAGTGTCAatggtcaaaatgggtcaaattgGAGTCTTAACAGGTACTGATGGTGAAATCAGGAAGACTTGtgctttgataaactaa
- the LOC139852163 gene encoding 3-hydroxy-3-methylglutaryl-coenzyme A reductase 3-like, whose amino-acid sequence MVNEDDEVVLQGVVNGKIPSYSLETKLRDCKRAVYIRRLALERITGKSVDGLPMEGFDYDSILGQCCEMPIGYVQIPVGVAGPLLLDGVEFYVPMATTEGCLVASTNRGCKAIYVSGGATSVLLKDGMTRAPVVRFGTAKRAADLKFFLEEPLNFETLASVFNKSSRFGRLQTIRCAIAGKNLYIRFTCSTGDAMGMNMVSKGVQNVLDYLQPKFPDMDIIGISGNYCSDKKPAAVNWIEGRGKSIVCEAVIKEQVVKQVLKTTVDSLVELNVLKNLTGSAMAGALGGFNAHASNIVSALFLATGQDPAQNIESSHCITMMEAVNNGQDLHVSVTMPSIEVGTVGGGTQLGSQSACLNLLGVKGASKESAGANARQLAKVVAAAVLAGEVSLMSAIAAGQLVKSHMKYNRSNKDV is encoded by the exons ATGGTCAATGAAGACGATGAGGTGGTGTTACAAGGCGTGGTTAATGGTAAAATACCGTCTTATTCATTGGAAACAAAGCTTCGGGACTGTAAACGTGCGGTTTATATAAGGAGGCTAGCGTTGGAAAGGATAACAGGAAAGTCGGTTGACGGTTTGCCTATGGAGGGTTTTGATTATGATTCGATATTGGGACAGTGTTGTGAGATGCCGATCGGTTACGTGCAAATACCTGTGGGTGTAGCTGGCCCATTGTTGCTTGATGGAGTTGAGTTTTATGTGCCGATGGCGACCACTGAAGGGTGCCTTGTGGCTAGTACTAATAGAGGTTGTAAGGCAATATATGTGTCTGGTGGTGCCACTAGTGTTTTACTTAAAGATGGCATGACTCGAGCTCCGGTTGTTCGGTTTGGCACTGCGAAAAGAGCTGCTGATTTGAAGTTCTTCTTGGAGGAACCACTAAACTTTGAAACTCTTGCTTCAGTTTTTAACAA ATCAAGCAGATTCGGCAGGCTTCAAACAATAAGATGCGCGATTGCAGGAAAAAATCTGTACATAAGGTTCACTTGCAGCACCGGTGATGCAATGGGGATGAACATGGTCTCAAAAGGTGTTCAAAACGTATTAGATTATCTCCAACCTAAATTCCCTGATATGGACATAATTGGCATATCCGGAAACTATTGTTCTGATAAGAAACCGGCCGCTGTGAATTGGATAGAAGGTAGAGGCAAATCAATAGTATGCGAAGCAGTTATAAAAGAACAAGTGGTAAAGCAAGTATTGAAAACAACGGTTGATTCGTTAGTTGAACTAAACGTGCTCAAGAACCTAACTGGATCAGCTATGGCTGGTGCTTTAGGTGGGTTCAATGCGCATGCTAGTAACATTGTGTCAGCTCTGTTTCTAGCCACGGGTCAAGACCCAGCCCAGAACATTGAAAGCTCACATTGTATAACCATGATGGAAGCGGTCAACAATGGTCAAGATCTTCATGTGTCGGTTACTATGCCATCAATTGAGGTTGGGACTGTTGGTGGTGGGACCCAGTTAGGTTCACAATCTGCTTGCTTGAATTTGTTGGGAGTAAAGGGTGCGAGTAAAGAATCGGCTGGAGCTAATGCACGCCAGCTGGCTAAAGTTGTTGCTGCCGCGGTTTTAGCCGGAGAGGTGTCTCTCATGTCTGCAATCGCGGCTGGGCAACTCGTTAAGAGCCACATGAAATATAACCGCTCGAATAAGGATGTTTAA